A genomic segment from Aegilops tauschii subsp. strangulata cultivar AL8/78 chromosome 1, Aet v6.0, whole genome shotgun sequence encodes:
- the LOC109772937 gene encoding vacuolar protein sorting-associated protein 52 A isoform X5 → MWIGTKNSCMAGVQERQYEEFFGGFYFDEDALSKDISLDGLDKELEEHKNYDVLISILTNGEKQRDMATMVEGNLGHIEQDLIQDYIKDNDSLVLLHDQIHDCDIVLSQIGSLLSGFQVHIRSLSSELRSLHEKSLDLGVRLKNRKLAETKLAAFVEEIVAPPGLVNAIIDGEVNDDYIKSLNMLSKKLRFAQVDPLLNASKALKDIKQELERLRKKALSKVSAYVIGIFSSMRKPGTNIQILQQNLLQKYRHLVLFLKEHGIEKYNDVCAAYVDKMNKVLSEDFRVYLEALESLKLDIGVSTDVIGYDANVVDLIPRGREQLRNHRFMFSLGERSNILKEIDQPGLVPCISEANSLKYPYEVIFRSLQKLLMDTASSEYIFIKAFFRDESMFYRVFEDHLIGQSIYGFDQLWLKQLDNPTCQHHRGGPGPVAVIDENMKLTLANSHDAICLMLMICITKKHQLVMSNRRLPCLDTYLDKALIYLWPRFKTVFDMYIQSLYQCDAKMLWVDGTHPHHIVRCYMEFTASLIQLNAECGDGQEAGEEAKELRRYFEEKLESNLVSFVDELLMEYFGDLIKFVKNHISEDLISYTECPNIADVEPVVKNFAVKWRTALELMHNEVVTCCSNFVSGMAILKAAMAQLLNDYNRLSECVKMIPGGSSLNRNLVSITSISYEIRKYSRTL, encoded by the exons GAACTAAAAACAGCTGCATGGCGGGGGTCCAGGAACGGCAATACGAAGAGTTCTTTGGTGGGTTTTACTTCGATGAAGATGCGTTAAG CAAGGATATATCACTGGATGGGCTGGACAAGGAACTTGAGGAGCACAAGAACTATGAT GTGCTAATAAGTATTCTAACCAACGGTGAAAAACAGCGTGACATGGCAACCATGGTGGAAGGCAACCTAGGGCATATTGAACAGGATCTGATTCAA GATTATATAAAAGATAATGACAGCCTAGTTCTGTTGCATGATCAGATTCATGACTGTGACATTGTTTTATCTCAAATAGGATCACTTCTTAGTGGATTTCAG GTTCACATTCGTTCTTTAAGCTCGGAACTTAGAAGTCTCCACGAGAAATCCTTGGACTTGGGTGTGAGGCTGAAGAACCGGAAG TTGGCTGAGACAAAGCTTGCAGCATTTGTCGAAGAAATTGTCGCTCCTCCTGGTTTGGTGAATGCTATAATTGATGGAGAG GTAAATGATGATTATATCAAAAGTCTAAACATGTTGAGCAAAAAGTTAAGATTTGCTCAAGTTGATCCATTGCTTAATGCATCAAAAGCTCTGAAAGATATTAAGCAAGAACTGGAAAGGCTTCGGAAAAAGGCACTATCAAAG GTGTCCGCCTATGTCATTGGGATATTCTCTTCCATGAGAAAGCCTGGAACTAATATCCAGATACTTCAACAAAATTTGCTTCAGAAGTATAG GCATCTTGTTCTCTTTCTTAAAGAGCATGGAATCGAGAAATATAATGATGTCTGTGCAGCATATGTTGATAAAATGAACAAG GTGCTGAGTGAAGATTTTCGTGTGTACTTAGAAGCATTGGAGAGTTTGAAGCTAGATATTGGTGTATCCACTGATGTGATTGGATATGACGCCAATGTCGTAGACCTTATACCAAGGGGGAGAGAGCAACTGAGAAATCATCGTTTCATGTTTTCTTTAGGTGAACGATCAAACATTTTGAAG GAGATTGATCAGCCTGGCTTGGTACCTTGTATATCTGAAGCTAATTCCTTGAAATACCCATATGAAGTTATTTTTAGGAGCCTACAAAAGCTTCTGATGGACACTGCTAGCTCTGA GTATATTTTTATCAAAGCATTCTTTCGCGATGAGTCGATGTTTTATCGAGTTTTTGAAG ATCACCTGATTGGGCAGTCAATTTATGGTTTTGATCAATTGTGGTTGAAGCAGCTCGACAACCCAACATGCCAACATCACAGAGGAGGCCCAG GACCTGTTGCAGTAATTGATGAAAACATGAAGCTTACTCTTGCAAATAGTCATGATGCAATATGCCTGATGCTCATGATCTGCATAACTAAAAAGCACCAG CTGGTTATGTCCAACAGGCGGCTTCCTTGTCTAGATACATATTTGGATAAG GCTCTGATCTATCTCTGGCCACGTTTCAAGACAGTGTTTGACATGTATATTCAAAGCTTGTACCAATGTGATGCGAAAATGTTATGGGTGGATGGGACCCATCCACACCACATTGTAAGGTGCTACATGGAGTTCACAGCATCTCTTATTCAACTTAATGCTGAATGTGGAGATGGTCAG GAAGCTGGTGAAGAAGCAAAAGAACTGCGAAGATATTTTGAAGAGAAGCTGGAAAGTAACCTGGTGTCATTTGTG GATGAATTGCTCATGGAGTATTTTGGTGATTTAATTAAATTTGTGAAGAACCACATTT CCGAAGACCTAATTTCTTACACTGAGTGCCCAAACATTGCTGATGTTGAGCCGGTTGTGAAGAACTTCGCCGTGAAGTGGAGAACTGCTCTAGAGCTCATGCACAATGAAGTTGTAACTTGTTGCAGTAACTTTGTGTCTGGTATGGCGATTCTAAAAGCAGCAATGGCTCAGTTGCTTAATGACTACAACAGACTCTCAGAATGTGTGAAGATGATCCCAGGTGGATCTTCTTTGAACAGGAATCTGGTTTCTATCACCTCGATTTCATACGAAATCAGGAAATATTCAAGAACACTCTAG
- the LOC109772937 gene encoding vacuolar protein sorting-associated protein 52 A isoform X16 gives MATMVEGNLGHIEQDLIQDYIKDNDSLVLLHDQIHDCDIVLSQIGSLLSGFQVHIRSLSSELRSLHEKSLDLGVRLKNRKLAETKLAAFVEEIVAPPGLVNAIIDGEVNDDYIKSLNMLSKKLRFAQVDPLLNASKALKDIKQELERLRKKALSKVSAYVIGIFSSMRKPGTNIQILQQNLLQKYRHLVLFLKEHGIEKYNDVCAAYVDKMNKVLSEDFRVYLEALESLKLDIGVSTDVIGYDANVVDLIPRGREQLRNHRFMFSLGERSNILKEIDQPGLVPCISEANSLKYPYEVIFRSLQKLLMDTASSEYIFIKAFFRDESMFYRVFEGPVAVIDENMKLTLANSHDAICLMLMICITKKHQLVMSNRRLPCLDTYLDKALIYLWPRFKTVFDMYIQSLYQCDAKMLWVDGTHPHHIVRCYMEFTASLIQLNAECGDGQEAGEEAKELRRYFEEKLESNLVSFVDELLMEYFGDLIKFVKNHISEDLISYTECPNIADVEPVVKNFAVKWRTALELMHNEVVTCCSNFVSGMAILKAAMAQLLNDYNRLSECVKMIPGGSSLNRNLVSITSISYEIRKYSRTL, from the exons ATGGCAACCATGGTGGAAGGCAACCTAGGGCATATTGAACAGGATCTGATTCAA GATTATATAAAAGATAATGACAGCCTAGTTCTGTTGCATGATCAGATTCATGACTGTGACATTGTTTTATCTCAAATAGGATCACTTCTTAGTGGATTTCAG GTTCACATTCGTTCTTTAAGCTCGGAACTTAGAAGTCTCCACGAGAAATCCTTGGACTTGGGTGTGAGGCTGAAGAACCGGAAG TTGGCTGAGACAAAGCTTGCAGCATTTGTCGAAGAAATTGTCGCTCCTCCTGGTTTGGTGAATGCTATAATTGATGGAGAG GTAAATGATGATTATATCAAAAGTCTAAACATGTTGAGCAAAAAGTTAAGATTTGCTCAAGTTGATCCATTGCTTAATGCATCAAAAGCTCTGAAAGATATTAAGCAAGAACTGGAAAGGCTTCGGAAAAAGGCACTATCAAAG GTGTCCGCCTATGTCATTGGGATATTCTCTTCCATGAGAAAGCCTGGAACTAATATCCAGATACTTCAACAAAATTTGCTTCAGAAGTATAG GCATCTTGTTCTCTTTCTTAAAGAGCATGGAATCGAGAAATATAATGATGTCTGTGCAGCATATGTTGATAAAATGAACAAG GTGCTGAGTGAAGATTTTCGTGTGTACTTAGAAGCATTGGAGAGTTTGAAGCTAGATATTGGTGTATCCACTGATGTGATTGGATATGACGCCAATGTCGTAGACCTTATACCAAGGGGGAGAGAGCAACTGAGAAATCATCGTTTCATGTTTTCTTTAGGTGAACGATCAAACATTTTGAAG GAGATTGATCAGCCTGGCTTGGTACCTTGTATATCTGAAGCTAATTCCTTGAAATACCCATATGAAGTTATTTTTAGGAGCCTACAAAAGCTTCTGATGGACACTGCTAGCTCTGA GTATATTTTTATCAAAGCATTCTTTCGCGATGAGTCGATGTTTTATCGAGTTTTTGAAG GACCTGTTGCAGTAATTGATGAAAACATGAAGCTTACTCTTGCAAATAGTCATGATGCAATATGCCTGATGCTCATGATCTGCATAACTAAAAAGCACCAG CTGGTTATGTCCAACAGGCGGCTTCCTTGTCTAGATACATATTTGGATAAG GCTCTGATCTATCTCTGGCCACGTTTCAAGACAGTGTTTGACATGTATATTCAAAGCTTGTACCAATGTGATGCGAAAATGTTATGGGTGGATGGGACCCATCCACACCACATTGTAAGGTGCTACATGGAGTTCACAGCATCTCTTATTCAACTTAATGCTGAATGTGGAGATGGTCAG GAAGCTGGTGAAGAAGCAAAAGAACTGCGAAGATATTTTGAAGAGAAGCTGGAAAGTAACCTGGTGTCATTTGTG GATGAATTGCTCATGGAGTATTTTGGTGATTTAATTAAATTTGTGAAGAACCACATTT CCGAAGACCTAATTTCTTACACTGAGTGCCCAAACATTGCTGATGTTGAGCCGGTTGTGAAGAACTTCGCCGTGAAGTGGAGAACTGCTCTAGAGCTCATGCACAATGAAGTTGTAACTTGTTGCAGTAACTTTGTGTCTGGTATGGCGATTCTAAAAGCAGCAATGGCTCAGTTGCTTAATGACTACAACAGACTCTCAGAATGTGTGAAGATGATCCCAGGTGGATCTTCTTTGAACAGGAATCTGGTTTCTATCACCTCGATTTCATACGAAATCAGGAAATATTCAAGAACACTCTAG
- the LOC109772937 gene encoding vacuolar protein sorting-associated protein 52 A isoform X9 produces the protein MAGVQERQYEEFFGGFYFDEDALSKDISLDGLDKELEEHKNYDVLISILTNGEKQRDMATMVEGNLGHIEQDLIQDYIKDNDSLVLLHDQIHDCDIVLSQIGSLLSGFQVHIRSLSSELRSLHEKSLDLGVRLKNRKLAETKLAAFVEEIVAPPGLVNAIIDGEVNDDYIKSLNMLSKKLRFAQVDPLLNASKALKDIKQELERLRKKALSKVSAYVIGIFSSMRKPGTNIQILQQNLLQKYRHLVLFLKEHGIEKYNDVCAAYVDKMNKVLSEDFRVYLEALESLKLDIGVSTDVIGYDANVVDLIPRGREQLRNHRFMFSLGERSNILKEIDQPGLVPCISEANSLKYPYEVIFRSLQKLLMDTASSEYIFIKAFFRDESMFYRVFEGPVAVIDENMKLTLANSHDAICLMLMICITKKHQLVMSNRRLPCLDTYLDKALIYLWPRFKTVFDMYIQSLYQCDAKMLWVDGTHPHHIVRCYMEFTASLIQLNAECGDGQEAGEEAKELRRYFEEKLESNLVSFVDELLMEYFGDLIKFVKNHISEDLISYTECPNIADVEPVVKNFAVKWRTALELMHNEVVTCCSNFVSGMAILKAAMAQLLNDYNRLSECVKMIPGGSSLNRNLVSITSISYEIRKYSRTL, from the exons ATGGCGGGGGTCCAGGAACGGCAATACGAAGAGTTCTTTGGTGGGTTTTACTTCGATGAAGATGCGTTAAG CAAGGATATATCACTGGATGGGCTGGACAAGGAACTTGAGGAGCACAAGAACTATGAT GTGCTAATAAGTATTCTAACCAACGGTGAAAAACAGCGTGACATGGCAACCATGGTGGAAGGCAACCTAGGGCATATTGAACAGGATCTGATTCAA GATTATATAAAAGATAATGACAGCCTAGTTCTGTTGCATGATCAGATTCATGACTGTGACATTGTTTTATCTCAAATAGGATCACTTCTTAGTGGATTTCAG GTTCACATTCGTTCTTTAAGCTCGGAACTTAGAAGTCTCCACGAGAAATCCTTGGACTTGGGTGTGAGGCTGAAGAACCGGAAG TTGGCTGAGACAAAGCTTGCAGCATTTGTCGAAGAAATTGTCGCTCCTCCTGGTTTGGTGAATGCTATAATTGATGGAGAG GTAAATGATGATTATATCAAAAGTCTAAACATGTTGAGCAAAAAGTTAAGATTTGCTCAAGTTGATCCATTGCTTAATGCATCAAAAGCTCTGAAAGATATTAAGCAAGAACTGGAAAGGCTTCGGAAAAAGGCACTATCAAAG GTGTCCGCCTATGTCATTGGGATATTCTCTTCCATGAGAAAGCCTGGAACTAATATCCAGATACTTCAACAAAATTTGCTTCAGAAGTATAG GCATCTTGTTCTCTTTCTTAAAGAGCATGGAATCGAGAAATATAATGATGTCTGTGCAGCATATGTTGATAAAATGAACAAG GTGCTGAGTGAAGATTTTCGTGTGTACTTAGAAGCATTGGAGAGTTTGAAGCTAGATATTGGTGTATCCACTGATGTGATTGGATATGACGCCAATGTCGTAGACCTTATACCAAGGGGGAGAGAGCAACTGAGAAATCATCGTTTCATGTTTTCTTTAGGTGAACGATCAAACATTTTGAAG GAGATTGATCAGCCTGGCTTGGTACCTTGTATATCTGAAGCTAATTCCTTGAAATACCCATATGAAGTTATTTTTAGGAGCCTACAAAAGCTTCTGATGGACACTGCTAGCTCTGA GTATATTTTTATCAAAGCATTCTTTCGCGATGAGTCGATGTTTTATCGAGTTTTTGAAG GACCTGTTGCAGTAATTGATGAAAACATGAAGCTTACTCTTGCAAATAGTCATGATGCAATATGCCTGATGCTCATGATCTGCATAACTAAAAAGCACCAG CTGGTTATGTCCAACAGGCGGCTTCCTTGTCTAGATACATATTTGGATAAG GCTCTGATCTATCTCTGGCCACGTTTCAAGACAGTGTTTGACATGTATATTCAAAGCTTGTACCAATGTGATGCGAAAATGTTATGGGTGGATGGGACCCATCCACACCACATTGTAAGGTGCTACATGGAGTTCACAGCATCTCTTATTCAACTTAATGCTGAATGTGGAGATGGTCAG GAAGCTGGTGAAGAAGCAAAAGAACTGCGAAGATATTTTGAAGAGAAGCTGGAAAGTAACCTGGTGTCATTTGTG GATGAATTGCTCATGGAGTATTTTGGTGATTTAATTAAATTTGTGAAGAACCACATTT CCGAAGACCTAATTTCTTACACTGAGTGCCCAAACATTGCTGATGTTGAGCCGGTTGTGAAGAACTTCGCCGTGAAGTGGAGAACTGCTCTAGAGCTCATGCACAATGAAGTTGTAACTTGTTGCAGTAACTTTGTGTCTGGTATGGCGATTCTAAAAGCAGCAATGGCTCAGTTGCTTAATGACTACAACAGACTCTCAGAATGTGTGAAGATGATCCCAGGTGGATCTTCTTTGAACAGGAATCTGGTTTCTATCACCTCGATTTCATACGAAATCAGGAAATATTCAAGAACACTCTAG
- the LOC109772937 gene encoding vacuolar protein sorting-associated protein 52 A isoform X11, with product MATMVEGNLGHIEQDLIQDYIKDNDSLVLLHDQIHDCDIVLSQIGSLLSGFQVHIRSLSSELRSLHEKSLDLGVRLKNRKLAETKLAAFVEEIVAPPGLVNAIIDGEVNDDYIKSLNMLSKKLRFAQVDPLLNASKALKDIKQELERLRKKALSKVSAYVIGIFSSMRKPGTNIQILQQNLLQKYRHLVLFLKEHGIEKYNDVCAAYVDKMNKVLSEDFRVYLEALESLKLDIGVSTDVIGYDANVVDLIPRGREQLRNHRFMFSLGERSNILKEIDQPGLVPCISEANSLKYPYEVIFRSLQKLLMDTASSEYIFIKAFFRDESMFYRVFEGPVAVIDENMKLTLANSHDAICLMLMICITKKHQLVMSNRRLPCLDTYLDKALIYLWPRFKTVFDMYIQSLYQCDAKMLWVDGTHPHHIVRCYMEFTASLIQLNAECGDGQLDMSLKRLRLAVDDLLVRFAEKFATQKLKHLFLLNNCDMAISILKEAGEEAKELRRYFEEKLESNLVSFVDELLMEYFGDLIKFVKNHISEDLISYTECPNIADVEPVVKNFAVKWRTALELMHNEVVTCCSNFVSGMAILKAAMAQLLNDYNRLSECVKMIPGGSSLNRNLVSITSISYEIRKYSRTL from the exons ATGGCAACCATGGTGGAAGGCAACCTAGGGCATATTGAACAGGATCTGATTCAA GATTATATAAAAGATAATGACAGCCTAGTTCTGTTGCATGATCAGATTCATGACTGTGACATTGTTTTATCTCAAATAGGATCACTTCTTAGTGGATTTCAG GTTCACATTCGTTCTTTAAGCTCGGAACTTAGAAGTCTCCACGAGAAATCCTTGGACTTGGGTGTGAGGCTGAAGAACCGGAAG TTGGCTGAGACAAAGCTTGCAGCATTTGTCGAAGAAATTGTCGCTCCTCCTGGTTTGGTGAATGCTATAATTGATGGAGAG GTAAATGATGATTATATCAAAAGTCTAAACATGTTGAGCAAAAAGTTAAGATTTGCTCAAGTTGATCCATTGCTTAATGCATCAAAAGCTCTGAAAGATATTAAGCAAGAACTGGAAAGGCTTCGGAAAAAGGCACTATCAAAG GTGTCCGCCTATGTCATTGGGATATTCTCTTCCATGAGAAAGCCTGGAACTAATATCCAGATACTTCAACAAAATTTGCTTCAGAAGTATAG GCATCTTGTTCTCTTTCTTAAAGAGCATGGAATCGAGAAATATAATGATGTCTGTGCAGCATATGTTGATAAAATGAACAAG GTGCTGAGTGAAGATTTTCGTGTGTACTTAGAAGCATTGGAGAGTTTGAAGCTAGATATTGGTGTATCCACTGATGTGATTGGATATGACGCCAATGTCGTAGACCTTATACCAAGGGGGAGAGAGCAACTGAGAAATCATCGTTTCATGTTTTCTTTAGGTGAACGATCAAACATTTTGAAG GAGATTGATCAGCCTGGCTTGGTACCTTGTATATCTGAAGCTAATTCCTTGAAATACCCATATGAAGTTATTTTTAGGAGCCTACAAAAGCTTCTGATGGACACTGCTAGCTCTGA GTATATTTTTATCAAAGCATTCTTTCGCGATGAGTCGATGTTTTATCGAGTTTTTGAAG GACCTGTTGCAGTAATTGATGAAAACATGAAGCTTACTCTTGCAAATAGTCATGATGCAATATGCCTGATGCTCATGATCTGCATAACTAAAAAGCACCAG CTGGTTATGTCCAACAGGCGGCTTCCTTGTCTAGATACATATTTGGATAAG GCTCTGATCTATCTCTGGCCACGTTTCAAGACAGTGTTTGACATGTATATTCAAAGCTTGTACCAATGTGATGCGAAAATGTTATGGGTGGATGGGACCCATCCACACCACATTGTAAGGTGCTACATGGAGTTCACAGCATCTCTTATTCAACTTAATGCTGAATGTGGAGATGGTCAG CTTGATATGAGCTTGAAAAGGTTGCGGTTAGCTGTTGATGATCTACTTGTTAGATTTGCCGAAAAGTTTGCAACTCAGAAACTGAAACACCTGTTTCTTTTGAATAATTGTGACATGGCCATCTCTATCCTGAAG GAAGCTGGTGAAGAAGCAAAAGAACTGCGAAGATATTTTGAAGAGAAGCTGGAAAGTAACCTGGTGTCATTTGTG GATGAATTGCTCATGGAGTATTTTGGTGATTTAATTAAATTTGTGAAGAACCACATTT CCGAAGACCTAATTTCTTACACTGAGTGCCCAAACATTGCTGATGTTGAGCCGGTTGTGAAGAACTTCGCCGTGAAGTGGAGAACTGCTCTAGAGCTCATGCACAATGAAGTTGTAACTTGTTGCAGTAACTTTGTGTCTGGTATGGCGATTCTAAAAGCAGCAATGGCTCAGTTGCTTAATGACTACAACAGACTCTCAGAATGTGTGAAGATGATCCCAGGTGGATCTTCTTTGAACAGGAATCTGGTTTCTATCACCTCGATTTCATACGAAATCAGGAAATATTCAAGAACACTCTAG
- the LOC109772937 gene encoding vacuolar protein sorting-associated protein 52 A isoform X18, with protein MESFFWQVNDDYIKSLNMLSKKLRFAQVDPLLNASKALKDIKQELERLRKKALSKVSAYVIGIFSSMRKPGTNIQILQQNLLQKYRHLVLFLKEHGIEKYNDVCAAYVDKMNKVLSEDFRVYLEALESLKLDIGVSTDVIGYDANVVDLIPRGREQLRNHRFMFSLGERSNILKEIDQPGLVPCISEANSLKYPYEVIFRSLQKLLMDTASSEYIFIKAFFRDESMFYRVFEDHLIGQSIYGFDQLWLKQLDNPTCQHHRGGPGPVAVIDENMKLTLANSHDAICLMLMICITKKHQLVMSNRRLPCLDTYLDKALIYLWPRFKTVFDMYIQSLYQCDAKMLWVDGTHPHHIVRCYMEFTASLIQLNAECGDGQLDMSLKRLRLAVDDLLVRFAEKFATQKLKHLFLLNNCDMAISILKEAGEEAKELRRYFEEKLESNLVSFVDELLMEYFGDLIKFVKNHISEDLISYTECPNIADVEPVVKNFAVKWRTALELMHNEVVTCCSNFVSGMAILKAAMAQLLNDYNRLSECVKMIPGGSSLNRNLVSITSISYEIRKYSRTL; from the exons ATGGAGAG TTTCTTTTGGCAGGTAAATGATGATTATATCAAAAGTCTAAACATGTTGAGCAAAAAGTTAAGATTTGCTCAAGTTGATCCATTGCTTAATGCATCAAAAGCTCTGAAAGATATTAAGCAAGAACTGGAAAGGCTTCGGAAAAAGGCACTATCAAAG GTGTCCGCCTATGTCATTGGGATATTCTCTTCCATGAGAAAGCCTGGAACTAATATCCAGATACTTCAACAAAATTTGCTTCAGAAGTATAG GCATCTTGTTCTCTTTCTTAAAGAGCATGGAATCGAGAAATATAATGATGTCTGTGCAGCATATGTTGATAAAATGAACAAG GTGCTGAGTGAAGATTTTCGTGTGTACTTAGAAGCATTGGAGAGTTTGAAGCTAGATATTGGTGTATCCACTGATGTGATTGGATATGACGCCAATGTCGTAGACCTTATACCAAGGGGGAGAGAGCAACTGAGAAATCATCGTTTCATGTTTTCTTTAGGTGAACGATCAAACATTTTGAAG GAGATTGATCAGCCTGGCTTGGTACCTTGTATATCTGAAGCTAATTCCTTGAAATACCCATATGAAGTTATTTTTAGGAGCCTACAAAAGCTTCTGATGGACACTGCTAGCTCTGA GTATATTTTTATCAAAGCATTCTTTCGCGATGAGTCGATGTTTTATCGAGTTTTTGAAG ATCACCTGATTGGGCAGTCAATTTATGGTTTTGATCAATTGTGGTTGAAGCAGCTCGACAACCCAACATGCCAACATCACAGAGGAGGCCCAG GACCTGTTGCAGTAATTGATGAAAACATGAAGCTTACTCTTGCAAATAGTCATGATGCAATATGCCTGATGCTCATGATCTGCATAACTAAAAAGCACCAG CTGGTTATGTCCAACAGGCGGCTTCCTTGTCTAGATACATATTTGGATAAG GCTCTGATCTATCTCTGGCCACGTTTCAAGACAGTGTTTGACATGTATATTCAAAGCTTGTACCAATGTGATGCGAAAATGTTATGGGTGGATGGGACCCATCCACACCACATTGTAAGGTGCTACATGGAGTTCACAGCATCTCTTATTCAACTTAATGCTGAATGTGGAGATGGTCAG CTTGATATGAGCTTGAAAAGGTTGCGGTTAGCTGTTGATGATCTACTTGTTAGATTTGCCGAAAAGTTTGCAACTCAGAAACTGAAACACCTGTTTCTTTTGAATAATTGTGACATGGCCATCTCTATCCTGAAG GAAGCTGGTGAAGAAGCAAAAGAACTGCGAAGATATTTTGAAGAGAAGCTGGAAAGTAACCTGGTGTCATTTGTG GATGAATTGCTCATGGAGTATTTTGGTGATTTAATTAAATTTGTGAAGAACCACATTT CCGAAGACCTAATTTCTTACACTGAGTGCCCAAACATTGCTGATGTTGAGCCGGTTGTGAAGAACTTCGCCGTGAAGTGGAGAACTGCTCTAGAGCTCATGCACAATGAAGTTGTAACTTGTTGCAGTAACTTTGTGTCTGGTATGGCGATTCTAAAAGCAGCAATGGCTCAGTTGCTTAATGACTACAACAGACTCTCAGAATGTGTGAAGATGATCCCAGGTGGATCTTCTTTGAACAGGAATCTGGTTTCTATCACCTCGATTTCATACGAAATCAGGAAATATTCAAGAACACTCTAG